One Vicia villosa cultivar HV-30 ecotype Madison, WI linkage group LG5, Vvil1.0, whole genome shotgun sequence genomic window, TGCAATAATAGTATGCATTAGGTGAAAGTCATATCATCTTTTGGCTTTTAAATGAATGTCTTTGGAATCAATTGTCACACTACCCTCTTAACTATTTTTTGACTTCAAACTTCACTTAGTGATAACCAACATTAAAACTACAATTGCCATTAACTCAATCCAAAATCCCAAAAGCTAAAAgctaacaaaagaaaagaaagaacaataaaataaaaagcgTAGGTACAAGACATTACATAAGCAACAATAAGCTTTAACCATTTATCACTCCACACTCACTCTGCTTTTCTCTTCTCCTTCCCTCATCTCATCTTCCTTACGTAAATTCTCCTTTAAGCAACAAGAATCCAAAACTTTCCATTCTCACTTTTCATATTATCATATATCATAACATAACATAACCACTTTCAAACACAGACATGGCACTCTCTCTTCTCTTCCTTGTCACAATCTTAACCATGATGACAACAACTCCTTCATATTCCGACACTAACTCTTTCATCTTCGGTGGTTGTTCTCGTCTCAAATTCTCACCTGGTTCCAACTACGAAACCAGCGTAAACTCGATCCTCTCTTCCTTAGTCAACTCAGCAGCCTTCACAACCTACAACAATTTCACTCTTCCGGGAGCCACCTCATCGGAGACGGTCTACGGAATTTTCCAGTGTCGCGGTGATATTACCAATGATCAGTGTTCAACGTGTGTGGAGCGCGCGGTGAGTCAACTCGGAACACTCTGTTTCGAAACCTACGGTGGCGCGTTGCAGCTCGAAGGTTGTTTCGTGAAGTACGATAATGTTAAGTTTATTGGTGTGGAGGATAAAACGGAAGTGATCAAGAAATGTGGACCGCCGATTGGGTTGACTTCTGATGCGAGGGATGATGTGCTGGCTTATTTAGAGTCGTCCGATGGGGTTTATAAGACTTTTAGAacgacttcttctggggattttTCGGGTGCGGCGCAGTGTACCGGGGATTTGAGTTCCAGCGAGTGCCAGGATTGTGTTTCGGATGCGATCCAACGGTTGAGAAGTGAGTGTGGGGGTTCTACTTGGGGTGATATGTATTTGGCTAAATGCTACGTGCGGTATTCGGAAGGTGGAGTTCACGCGCGGGGTGGTAACGGTAAGTGCATTTCACCTCTACTCTATGCCATAtcttgttttatatttttaatttttttagatatttAGTCATGAAATTGAGTAATCCAAAAGAATCAATCTCGCCGTTTATTAGTGGGAGTATGTTATTAGGGCTCTGGTTGATAATCGAGTAGGAGACTGTTACCACACGTCCTCAATCATATCTATTGTAATCTTGAGAAATTACAAGTAATAACTTTTAATAAAAGTTAGTTGACGTCGtgatttttcaaacttctaaATATAGACTAAAATTTTGACGTGCAAAGATATTTGACTTTAAGAATGcggattttttaatttaaaagcgcaaatttaaatttgtaaattttta contains:
- the LOC131608259 gene encoding plasmodesmata-located protein 6-like translates to MALSLLFLVTILTMMTTTPSYSDTNSFIFGGCSRLKFSPGSNYETSVNSILSSLVNSAAFTTYNNFTLPGATSSETVYGIFQCRGDITNDQCSTCVERAVSQLGTLCFETYGGALQLEGCFVKYDNVKFIGVEDKTEVIKKCGPPIGLTSDARDDVLAYLESSDGVYKTFRTTSSGDFSGAAQCTGDLSSSECQDCVSDAIQRLRSECGGSTWGDMYLAKCYVRYSEGGVHARGGNDDENHNDDEIEKTLAILIGLIAGVALIIVFLSFLSKVCEKQRGGK